One genomic window of bacterium includes the following:
- the pheS gene encoding phenylalanine--tRNA ligase subunit alpha produces MSETTELQNKVSLIDTISELDTFEKDTIGPQSELMKKFKDLTQLPVEQRKLLGNELNNQKKLLQNIFDTKREELKKKELSIQLSTWKDISLAIPQHKIGKLNPLTQERWKIEDIFQKMGFEIAYAFEVDSEYNNFEAVNIPEGHPARDSWDTLFTNVDKNVLITHTSSLQNRILKEFATKIDALENGFLGTAGIGKCFRHESTDARHEHTFFQCEGVVVGKGIRFSDMIGILKTFFEAYFEKEVEIRISCDYFPFVEPGNGIEIRWDNPSENILKITKGTGWLEVLGCGMIHPNVLKMAEIDHEVYSGFAWGFGLERLVMIKYAVDDIRLFHSGDRRFLDQF; encoded by the coding sequence ATGTCAGAAACAACTGAACTACAAAATAAAGTAAGCCTCATAGACACTATTTCAGAACTAGATACCTTCGAAAAAGATACAATCGGTCCACAATCCGAACTAATGAAAAAGTTCAAAGATCTTACTCAGTTACCTGTAGAGCAAAGAAAACTGCTTGGAAATGAATTAAACAATCAAAAAAAATTGTTGCAAAATATCTTTGATACAAAGCGAGAAGAGCTAAAGAAGAAAGAATTGTCAATACAGCTATCTACTTGGAAGGATATAAGTCTTGCAATTCCGCAACATAAGATTGGCAAACTAAATCCACTCACACAAGAAAGATGGAAGATTGAAGATATTTTCCAAAAAATGGGTTTTGAAATTGCTTATGCTTTTGAGGTAGATAGTGAATACAACAATTTTGAAGCTGTAAATATACCTGAAGGTCATCCAGCAAGAGATAGTTGGGATACACTTTTTACAAATGTTGACAAAAATGTTTTGATAACTCATACTAGCTCACTTCAAAATAGGATATTGAAAGAGTTCGCTACGAAAATCGATGCACTTGAGAACGGATTTCTTGGAACTGCAGGTATTGGAAAATGTTTTCGACATGAATCCACTGATGCTCGACATGAACATACTTTCTTCCAGTGTGAAGGTGTCGTAGTAGGGAAGGGAATTAGGTTTAGTGATATGATAGGTATCTTGAAAACTTTTTTTGAAGCCTATTTCGAGAAAGAAGTTGAGATCAGAATTAGCTGTGATTACTTTCCTTTCGTTGAGCCCGGAAACGGCATTGAAATTAGATGGGATAATCCAAGTGAAAATATTTTGAAAATAACGAAAGGTACTGGTTGGTTGGAAGTTCTTGGTTGCGGAATGATTCATCCAAATGTTTTGAAAATGGCCGAGATTGACCACGAGGTTTATTCCGGCTTCGCTTGGGGTTTTGGACTTGAAAGATTGGTAATGATAAAGTATGCAGTCGATGATATTAGACTTTTTCATTCAGGAGACCGAAGATTCTTGGATCAGTTTTGA
- the rplT gene encoding 50S ribosomal protein L20 gives MRVKRGISAHRKHKKILGLTKGYLGSNHKLIKRAKEAVLHAGDYSFRHRRRRTSVYRERWIKMISAELTKYDMRYSEFINKLGKSDFKRLNRKILATLALDKPEVFGEIVNNVK, from the coding sequence ATGAGAGTAAAAAGAGGCATTTCAGCCCATAGAAAACACAAAAAAATACTAGGATTGACGAAAGGCTACTTAGGATCAAATCACAAGTTGATCAAAAGAGCAAAAGAAGCAGTATTGCATGCCGGAGATTATAGCTTCAGACATAGAAGGAGACGAACTTCTGTATATAGAGAAAGATGGATCAAAATGATTTCTGCAGAATTAACAAAGTATGATATGAGATATAGTGAATTTATAAATAAGCTTGGAAAATCTGATTTCAAGAGATTGAACAGGAAAATTCTTGCTACCCTAGCTCTTGATAAACCTGAAGTTTTTGGTGAAATAGTAAATAATGTAAAATAA